In Arvicola amphibius chromosome 1, mArvAmp1.2, whole genome shotgun sequence, one DNA window encodes the following:
- the LOC119801669 gene encoding 60S ribosomal protein L37-like, protein MTKGTSSFRKCHNKIHTLCRRCGSKAYHLQKSTCSKCGYPAKRKRKYNWSAKAKRQNTTGTGRMRHLKIVYRRFRHGFREGTTPKPKRAAVAASSSS, encoded by the coding sequence ATGACGAAAGGAACGTCATCCTTCAGAAAGTGTCACAACAAGATCCACACGTTGTGCCGCCGCTGTGGCTCTAAGGCCTACCACCTTCAGAAGTCTACCTGTAGCAAATGCGGCTACCCTGCCAAGCGCAAGAGAAAGTATAACTGGAGTGCCAAGGCTAAGAGACAAAACACTACCGGGACTGGGCGGATGAGGCACCTAAAAATTGTCTACCGAAGATTCAGACATGGATTCCGTGAAGGGACAACCCCTAAACCCAAGAGGGCAGCTGTTGCAGCATCCAGTTCATCTTGA